ATTTTTAAACTTTTTTCGATCTGATTTTTTTCGATCTTTTGCCTCAAGAAGTCTTTTTGCATTTTTTGGCGAACGCAGAAGATACGCTGTCTCTTCAAGAGAAGTAAAATTTTCTTTCGAAAGCACGACGACAGCTTCTCCATTGCGGCGTTCAATAATGAGAAGGGTCTGTTCATCGCAGACCTCATCGCAAAGAACTTTCAGGTTTTTTCGAGCGTTAGAATAAGAAATTGTTTTCATAAATGAAGGAATAACTTGTACAGGAGTATTGTACAACATAAAAAACAAATTTCAAAGCATTTTTTTACTATACGAGATTATTGATATACTAAATTTATGCAGGAAACTTTGCGTCAAAAAAAATCCCGGCTCGAAAAAATAATTCATA
This portion of the Candidatus Peregrinibacteria bacterium genome encodes:
- a CDS encoding type II toxin-antitoxin system prevent-host-death family antitoxin, with product MKTISYSNARKNLKVLCDEVCDEQTLLIIERRNGEAVVVLSKENFTSLEETAYLLRSPKNAKRLLEAKDRKKSDRKKFKNLSELKNALGV